A single region of the Streptomyces virginiae genome encodes:
- a CDS encoding acyl-CoA carboxylase subunit beta, whose protein sequence is MTVVDQTPSEPTDARGRVAELHSLREQARRGPSDRATETQHAKGKLTARERIALLLDEGSFREVEQLRRHRATGFGLENKKPYTDGVITGWGTVEGRTVFVYAHDFRIFGGALGEAHATKIHKIMDMAIAAGAPLVSLNDGAGARIQEGVSALAGYGGIFQRNTKASGVIPQISVMLGPCAGGAAYSPALTDFVFMVRETSQMFITGPDVVRAVTGEEITQNGLGGADVHAETSGVAHFAYDDEETCISEVRYLISMLPSNNRENPPVHETSDPADRRSEVLLDLVPADGNRPYDMLKVIEELVDEGDVLEIHERWARNIICALARMNGQVVGVVANQPGHLAGVLDIEASEKAARFVQMCDAFNIPIITLLDVPGFLPGVDQEHGGIIRHGAKLLYAYCNATVPRISLILRKAYGGAYIVMDSQSIGADITYAWPTNEIAVMGAEGAANVIFRKQIADAEDPEAMRVRMVKEYKAELMHPYYAAERGLVDDVIDPAETREVLVSALAMLRNKHADLPSRKHGNPPQ, encoded by the coding sequence ATGACCGTTGTGGACCAGACCCCGAGCGAGCCGACGGACGCCCGCGGGCGCGTGGCCGAGCTGCACTCGTTGCGTGAGCAGGCGAGGCGTGGACCGAGTGACCGCGCGACCGAGACGCAGCACGCGAAGGGCAAGCTGACCGCTCGTGAGCGGATCGCGTTGCTGCTCGACGAGGGTTCCTTCCGGGAGGTCGAGCAGTTGCGCCGGCACCGGGCGACCGGGTTCGGCCTGGAGAACAAGAAGCCCTACACCGATGGTGTGATCACCGGGTGGGGCACGGTCGAGGGCCGGACGGTCTTCGTCTACGCGCACGACTTCCGGATCTTCGGTGGCGCTCTGGGTGAGGCCCACGCGACGAAGATCCACAAGATCATGGACATGGCCATCGCGGCGGGTGCGCCGCTGGTGTCGTTGAACGACGGCGCCGGCGCCCGTATCCAGGAGGGCGTCTCGGCGCTGGCCGGGTACGGCGGTATCTTCCAGCGCAACACCAAGGCCTCGGGTGTGATCCCGCAGATCAGCGTGATGTTGGGCCCGTGCGCGGGTGGCGCGGCGTACTCGCCGGCGTTGACGGACTTCGTGTTCATGGTCCGTGAGACCTCGCAGATGTTCATCACCGGCCCGGACGTGGTCCGCGCGGTGACCGGCGAGGAGATCACCCAGAACGGCCTCGGTGGCGCGGACGTGCACGCCGAGACCTCGGGCGTCGCGCACTTCGCGTACGACGACGAGGAGACCTGCATCTCCGAGGTCCGCTACCTCATCTCGATGCTGCCCTCCAACAACCGCGAGAACCCGCCCGTCCACGAGACGTCCGACCCGGCCGACCGGCGCAGCGAGGTCCTCCTGGACCTGGTCCCCGCGGACGGGAACCGCCCGTACGACATGCTCAAGGTCATCGAGGAACTCGTCGACGAGGGCGACGTCCTGGAGATCCACGAGCGGTGGGCCCGCAACATCATCTGCGCGCTGGCCCGGATGAACGGCCAGGTCGTCGGTGTCGTCGCCAACCAGCCCGGCCACCTCGCCGGTGTCCTGGACATCGAGGCCTCCGAGAAGGCCGCCCGCTTCGTGCAGATGTGCGACGCCTTCAACATCCCGATCATCACCCTGCTGGACGTCCCCGGCTTCCTGCCGGGCGTCGACCAGGAACACGGCGGCATCATCCGCCACGGCGCCAAGCTGCTGTACGCGTACTGCAACGCCACCGTCCCGCGGATCAGCCTGATCCTGCGCAAGGCCTACGGCGGCGCGTACATCGTCATGGACTCCCAGTCGATCGGCGCGGACATCACCTACGCCTGGCCGACCAACGAGATCGCCGTGATGGGTGCCGAGGGCGCGGCCAACGTCATCTTCCGCAAGCAGATCGCGGACGCCGAGGACCCCGAGGCCATGCGGGTGCGCATGGTCAAGGAGTACAAGGCCGAACTGATGCACCCCTACTACGCGGCCGAACGCGGCCTCGTCGACGACGTCATCGATCCCGCCGAGACCCGCGAGGTCCTCGTCAGCGCCCTCGCGATGCTCCGTAACAAGCACGCCGATCTGCCGTCCCGCAAGCACGGCAACCCGCCGCAGTAG
- a CDS encoding acyl-CoA carboxylase subunit epsilon has translation MTTATDTLLRVEKGNAAPEELAAITAILLARAAAMPEETPVRLPGQAGWRRLERTPGFRAPHSWQG, from the coding sequence ATGACCACCGCCACCGACACCCTGCTCCGCGTCGAAAAGGGCAACGCCGCCCCCGAGGAACTCGCCGCGATCACCGCGATCCTCCTCGCCCGCGCCGCCGCCATGCCCGAGGAGACCCCGGTACGCCTGCCCGGCCAGGCCGGCTGGCGCCGTCTGGAGCGCACGCCCGGCTTCCGCGCCCCGCACAGCTGGCAGGGCTGA
- a CDS encoding GTP-binding protein translates to MDFASSNGGAAPRSTTSAKIVVAGGFGVGKTTFVGAVSEINPLRTEAVMTSASAGIDDLTHTGDKTTTTVAMDFGRITLDQDLILYLFGTPGQDRFWFMWDDLVRGAIGAVVLVDTRRLADCFPAVDYFENSGLPFVVALNGFDGNQAYTPEEVREALQIGPDAPIITTDARHRADAKSALITLVEHALMARLR, encoded by the coding sequence GTGGACTTCGCAAGCTCTAACGGCGGAGCGGCTCCCCGCTCCACCACCTCCGCGAAGATCGTGGTGGCGGGCGGCTTCGGCGTGGGCAAGACCACGTTCGTCGGCGCGGTCTCCGAGATCAACCCGCTGCGCACCGAAGCCGTGATGACCAGCGCCTCGGCCGGGATCGACGACCTCACCCACACCGGTGACAAGACGACCACCACCGTCGCCATGGACTTCGGCCGCATCACGCTCGACCAGGACCTGATCCTGTACCTCTTCGGTACCCCGGGCCAGGACCGCTTCTGGTTCATGTGGGACGACCTGGTCCGCGGCGCCATCGGCGCCGTCGTCCTCGTGGACACGCGCCGTCTCGCCGACTGCTTCCCCGCCGTCGACTACTTCGAGAACAGCGGCCTGCCGTTCGTCGTGGCCCTCAACGGCTTCGACGGGAACCAGGCCTACACACCGGAGGAAGTCCGCGAGGCCCTGCAGATCGGCCCGGACGCTCCGATCATCACCACCGACGCCCGCCACCGCGCGGACGCCAAGAGCGCGCTCATCACGCTCGTCGAGCACGCCCTCATGGCGCGCCTGCGGTAG
- a CDS encoding DUF742 domain-containing protein — protein MTTPGGHPYGGAQQPQGGHDQNRFNFPSAPSRPVPEQHPYQQQQYGQPQQPQYQMPQQQPPRAARQPAPKAHNPLVRPYAMTGGRTRPRYQLAIEALVSTTADPARLQGQLPEHQRICRLCQEIKSVAEISALLSIPLGVARILVADLAEAGLVAIHQPGGDESAGGQPDVTLLERVLSGLRKL, from the coding sequence GTGACAACACCCGGAGGACATCCTTATGGCGGCGCGCAGCAGCCGCAGGGTGGGCACGACCAGAACCGCTTCAACTTTCCCTCCGCGCCCAGCCGGCCGGTACCGGAGCAGCATCCCTACCAGCAGCAGCAGTACGGACAGCCCCAGCAGCCCCAGTACCAGATGCCTCAGCAGCAGCCTCCGCGCGCCGCGCGGCAGCCGGCGCCGAAGGCCCACAACCCGCTGGTGCGTCCGTACGCCATGACCGGCGGCCGTACTCGGCCGCGCTACCAGCTCGCCATCGAGGCGCTGGTCAGTACCACGGCGGATCCCGCGCGTCTGCAAGGGCAGTTGCCCGAGCACCAGCGCATCTGCCGCCTGTGCCAGGAGATCAAATCCGTAGCGGAGATCTCGGCACTTCTCTCCATTCCTCTTGGTGTCGCCCGCATCCTCGTCGCCGACCTGGCGGAGGCGGGCCTTGTCGCCATTCACCAGCCCGGCGGCGACGAGTCTGCCGGTGGCCAGCCAGATGTGACACTGCTCGAAAGGGTGCTCAGTGGACTTCGCAAGCTCTAA
- a CDS encoding roadblock/LC7 domain-containing protein, producing the protein MSQAAQNLNWLITNFVDNTPGVSHTVVVSADGLLLAMSDGFPRDRADQLAAVASGLTSLTAGASRIFEGGAVNQTVVEMDRGFLFLMSVSDGSSLAVLAHPECDIGLVGYEMALLVDRAGSVLTPDLRAELQGSLLN; encoded by the coding sequence ATGAGCCAGGCGGCACAGAACCTGAACTGGTTGATCACCAACTTCGTGGACAACACCCCTGGGGTGTCCCACACGGTGGTGGTCTCCGCCGACGGCCTTCTTCTGGCGATGTCCGACGGATTTCCGCGCGACCGCGCCGATCAGCTGGCGGCCGTGGCCTCCGGACTGACCTCGCTGACCGCCGGTGCCTCCCGCATCTTCGAGGGTGGCGCCGTCAACCAGACCGTGGTCGAGATGGACCGAGGGTTCCTCTTCCTCATGTCCGTCTCGGACGGATCGTCCCTCGCGGTGCTCGCGCACCCGGAGTGCGACATCGGCCTCGTAGGCTATGAGATGGCTCTTCTGGTGGATCGCGCGGGCAGTGTCCTCACTCCGGATCTGCGTGCCGAGCTGCAAGGAAGTCTTCTCAACTAG
- a CDS encoding sensor histidine kinase: MRRSIASPADEPARGNFTPPPRAAASPVDVPVDPPASSGSSSRFSPRNWRVPTRLNAILLVPALVGLVMGGFQVKGSIDTWNEAKDAEKIATVVQAASGYSQALLNERDLTAEPLLNGQTKDPRVLKAYADTTAAKENFDKAVQDMPKNLGLERRLDLFRAEEPKLDAVRDKAYQAAIESPKKDLPRTAGPIPTEEGYVLVQHYLMQFANELGLGTGNVTSYGRMVYAIQLAKAANSLQRSVGTHLLVRPSADENTRKAQLVAFSSYAYLEEIAIGEYVAAGTEDDVNRLKAVMAKKSEDGAAKIAEAKHQAEQAGVRFVPPPTIQDSALLGMTDAIANSESKKKLSETGATPAFWQAAATAKFDGYDEVEKELLDKAVKDAVAVSDDARTDAIVNGAIVVVALLAAFILAGMMARQMGRAMARLRTAAFDIAEQRLPMLVDQLSRTDPGKVDTRVHPIPIDSQDEIGEVARAFDQVHREAVRLAAEQALLRGNVNAIFTNLSMRNQSLIEGQLTLITDLENNEADPDQLENLFRLDHLATRMRRNGENLLILAGEEPGRRWDQPVPLVDVLRAASSEVEQYERIELSGVSEAEIHGQAVTDLVHLLAELLENATTFSSPQTKVRVNATRLPDGRVMVEIHDKGIGLTAEDFADINHKLANPPTVDAAISQRMGLFVVGRLADRHSIRVQLRPSGEAAGTTSLIMLPDAITHGGGGEGIPDDDFTVSQIIPEQQAQQAPPLRTAAELGFDDSRYDQQGSDGTAADPVGRSLGQQERRAALAAQVGYPQEQQQYSAQEYPEPQPEHGYQEYQGYEQQSEQAYDTSYEAQQAQQGYEAYPQQDYGYTEDGYADQQSASQGYDNGFDARSGQAEWPEQNTYPAAYQQDYGTESESQAVPEPAPERVGFDRPGAAADTGHAMTGAGLPRRGSQQQWPPGKQEAESTGSLFEQRSPRQQQPAETERAPEGTEGTAAWRSRNDERWQQAGKLREPKAGGVTPSGLPRRVPKANLVEGAAETTPQGGPQVSRAPEDVRGRLSNLRRGVQQGRSAGSEQSSNSYDQER; the protein is encoded by the coding sequence GTGAGGCGAAGCATCGCAAGCCCCGCGGATGAACCCGCGCGCGGCAACTTCACCCCGCCGCCGCGAGCGGCCGCGTCGCCCGTCGACGTGCCCGTGGACCCGCCCGCGAGCAGCGGGAGCAGCAGCAGGTTCTCGCCCCGCAACTGGCGTGTGCCGACCCGTCTGAACGCCATCCTGCTCGTGCCGGCCCTCGTGGGTCTGGTCATGGGCGGCTTCCAGGTGAAGGGCTCCATCGACACCTGGAACGAGGCCAAGGACGCCGAGAAGATAGCCACGGTCGTCCAGGCGGCCTCCGGCTACAGCCAGGCACTGCTCAACGAGCGTGACCTGACCGCCGAGCCCCTCCTGAACGGCCAGACGAAGGACCCGAGGGTCCTCAAGGCTTACGCGGACACCACCGCGGCCAAGGAGAATTTCGACAAGGCCGTCCAGGACATGCCGAAGAACCTCGGCCTGGAGCGACGCCTGGACCTCTTCCGCGCGGAGGAGCCCAAGCTGGACGCCGTACGCGACAAGGCGTACCAGGCGGCCATCGAGAGCCCCAAGAAGGATCTGCCCAGGACGGCCGGGCCCATCCCGACCGAAGAGGGCTATGTGCTGGTCCAGCACTACCTCATGCAGTTCGCGAACGAGCTCGGTCTCGGCACCGGCAACGTGACCTCGTACGGCCGCATGGTCTACGCGATCCAGCTGGCCAAGGCGGCGAACTCGCTGCAGCGCTCCGTCGGTACGCACCTGCTGGTGCGCCCGAGCGCCGACGAGAACACCCGCAAGGCCCAGCTCGTGGCCTTCTCCTCCTACGCCTACCTCGAAGAGATCGCCATCGGCGAGTACGTCGCGGCGGGTACCGAGGACGACGTGAACCGCCTCAAGGCGGTCATGGCCAAGAAGTCCGAGGACGGCGCGGCCAAGATCGCCGAGGCGAAGCACCAGGCCGAGCAGGCCGGCGTCCGCTTCGTGCCCCCGCCGACGATCCAGGACTCGGCGCTGCTCGGCATGACCGACGCGATCGCCAACAGCGAGAGCAAGAAGAAGCTCTCCGAGACCGGGGCGACCCCCGCCTTCTGGCAGGCCGCCGCCACCGCGAAGTTCGACGGGTACGACGAGGTCGAGAAGGAACTCCTCGACAAGGCCGTCAAGGACGCCGTCGCGGTCTCCGACGACGCCCGCACGGACGCGATCGTCAACGGCGCCATCGTGGTCGTGGCCCTGCTCGCCGCCTTCATCCTGGCCGGCATGATGGCCCGCCAGATGGGCCGCGCGATGGCCCGCCTGCGCACCGCCGCCTTCGACATCGCCGAGCAGCGCCTGCCGATGCTCGTCGACCAGCTCTCGCGCACCGATCCCGGCAAGGTGGACACCCGTGTCCACCCGATCCCCATCGACTCCCAGGACGAGATCGGCGAGGTCGCGCGCGCCTTCGACCAGGTCCACCGGGAAGCGGTCCGGCTCGCGGCCGAGCAGGCGCTCCTGCGAGGGAACGTCAACGCGATCTTCACCAACCTCTCCATGCGCAACCAGTCGCTGATCGAGGGCCAGCTGACCCTCATCACCGACCTGGAGAACAACGAGGCCGACCCGGACCAGCTGGAGAACCTCTTCCGCCTGGACCACCTGGCCACCCGCATGCGCCGCAACGGCGAGAACCTCCTCATCCTCGCGGGCGAGGAGCCGGGCCGCCGCTGGGACCAGCCGGTCCCGCTCGTCGACGTGCTGCGCGCCGCCTCCTCCGAGGTGGAGCAGTACGAGCGCATCGAGCTCTCCGGTGTCTCGGAGGCCGAGATCCACGGCCAGGCCGTGACCGACCTCGTGCACCTGCTCGCCGAGCTCCTGGAGAACGCCACCACGTTCTCCTCGCCGCAGACCAAGGTCCGCGTCAACGCCACGCGTCTGCCCGACGGCCGCGTGATGGTCGAGATCCACGACAAGGGCATCGGCCTCACCGCCGAGGACTTCGCGGACATCAACCACAAGCTGGCCAACCCGCCGACCGTGGACGCCGCGATCTCGCAGCGCATGGGTCTGTTCGTGGTCGGCCGGCTGGCGGACCGCCACAGCATCCGTGTCCAGCTGCGCCCCTCGGGCGAGGCCGCCGGTACCACTTCGCTGATCATGCTCCCCGACGCCATCACCCACGGTGGCGGTGGCGAGGGCATCCCGGACGACGACTTCACGGTCTCGCAGATCATTCCGGAGCAGCAGGCCCAGCAGGCGCCCCCGCTGCGCACCGCCGCCGAGCTCGGCTTCGACGACTCGCGGTACGACCAGCAGGGCTCCGACGGCACTGCCGCCGACCCGGTCGGCCGGTCCCTGGGACAGCAGGAACGCAGAGCCGCCCTGGCGGCCCAGGTGGGTTACCCGCAGGAACAGCAGCAGTACTCCGCCCAGGAGTATCCGGAACCTCAGCCGGAGCACGGGTACCAGGAGTACCAGGGCTACGAGCAGCAGTCCGAGCAGGCCTACGACACCTCCTACGAGGCTCAGCAGGCACAGCAGGGCTACGAGGCGTACCCGCAGCAGGACTACGGCTATACGGAAGACGGCTACGCGGACCAGCAGTCGGCCTCCCAGGGCTACGACAATGGTTTCGATGCCAGGTCAGGGCAGGCCGAATGGCCCGAACAGAACACGTATCCGGCTGCCTACCAGCAGGATTACGGGACCGAATCGGAATCCCAGGCCGTCCCCGAACCGGCTCCGGAGCGCGTAGGCTTCGACCGTCCGGGTGCCGCTGCCGACACCGGTCACGCGATGACCGGAGCGGGCCTGCCGCGACGCGGCAGCCAGCAGCAGTGGCCGCCCGGGAAGCAGGAAGCGGAGTCCACCGGATCCCTCTTCGAACAGCGGTCGCCGCGTCAGCAGCAGCCCGCCGAAACGGAGCGGGCACCGGAGGGAACTGAAGGCACCGCCGCCTGGCGTTCGCGCAACGACGAACGCTGGCAGCAGGCCGGAAAGCTCCGTGAGCCGAAGGCGGGCGGGGTCACCCCGTCCGGTCTCCCTCGGCGAGTGCCCAAGGCCAACCTGGTCGAGGGCGCAGCGGAGACGACCCCGCAGGGCGGCCCCCAGGTCTCCCGCGCTCCGGAGGACGTCCGCGGCAGGTTGAGCAACCTGCGGCGCGGTGTCCAGCAGGGACGCAGCGCGGGTTCTGAGCAGTCAAGTAACAGCTATGACCAGGAGCGTTAG
- a CDS encoding GTP-binding protein: MAFGTSSGAAPRSTTSAKIVVAGGFGVGKTTFVGAVSEINPLRTEAVMTSASAGIDDLTHTGDKTTTTVAMDFGRITLDQDLILYLFGTPGQDRFWFMWDDLVRGAIGAIVLVDTRRLADCFPAVDYFENSGLPFVVALNGFEGHQPYTPEEVREALQIGPGAPIITTDARHRADAKSALITLVEHALMARLK, translated from the coding sequence GTGGCCTTCGGAACATCTAGCGGAGCGGCTCCCCGCTCCACCACCTCCGCGAAGATCGTGGTGGCGGGCGGCTTCGGCGTGGGCAAGACCACGTTCGTCGGAGCCGTGTCGGAGATCAACCCGCTGCGCACCGAAGCCGTGATGACCAGCGCCTCGGCCGGGATCGACGACCTCACCCACACCGGTGACAAGACGACCACCACCGTCGCCATGGACTTCGGCCGCATCACGCTCGACCAGGACCTGATCCTGTACCTCTTCGGTACCCCGGGCCAGGACCGCTTCTGGTTCATGTGGGACGACCTGGTCCGCGGCGCCATCGGCGCGATCGTCCTCGTGGACACGCGCCGTCTGGCCGACTGCTTCCCGGCGGTGGACTACTTCGAGAACAGCGGCCTGCCGTTCGTCGTGGCCCTCAACGGCTTCGAGGGGCACCAGCCGTACACGCCGGAGGAGGTCCGCGAGGCCCTGCAGATCGGTCCCGGCGCTCCGATCATCACGACCGACGCCCGCCACCGCGCGGACGCCAAGAGCGCGCTCATCACGCTCGTCGAGCACGCCCTCATGGCGCGGCTCAAGTAA
- a CDS encoding DUF742 domain-containing protein, which yields MTPPPAYSDSYGDSYSEGDQPLVRPYAMTGGRTRPRYQLAIEALVSTTADPMHLSGLLPEHQRICTLCREVKSVAEVSALLSMPLGVARILVADLAEAGMVAIHQPGNGEAGGTPDVTLLERVLSGLRNI from the coding sequence ATGACCCCGCCCCCCGCCTACTCCGATTCGTACGGAGACTCGTACTCGGAAGGCGATCAGCCGCTGGTGCGTCCGTACGCGATGACCGGCGGCCGGACCCGGCCCCGCTACCAGCTCGCGATAGAAGCGCTGGTCAGCACCACCGCCGATCCGATGCACCTGTCCGGCCTGCTCCCCGAGCACCAGCGCATCTGCACGCTGTGCCGCGAGGTCAAGTCGGTCGCCGAGGTCTCCGCACTGCTGTCGATGCCGCTCGGTGTCGCCCGGATCCTCGTCGCCGACCTGGCGGAGGCCGGAATGGTGGCCATCCACCAGCCGGGCAATGGAGAGGCCGGCGGCACGCCGGATGTAACGCTGCTCGAAAGGGTGCTCAGTGGCCTTCGGAACATCTAG
- a CDS encoding roadblock/LC7 domain-containing protein, translating into MSQAAQNLNWLITNFVDNTPGVSHTVVVSADGLLLAMSEGFPRDRADQLAAVASGLTSLTAGASRIFEGGAVNQTVVEMDRGFLFLMSVSDGSSLAVLAHPECDIGLVGYEMALLVDRAGSVLTPDLRAELQGSLLG; encoded by the coding sequence ATGAGCCAGGCGGCACAGAACCTGAACTGGTTGATCACCAACTTCGTGGACAACACCCCTGGGGTGTCCCACACGGTGGTGGTCTCCGCCGACGGACTCCTTCTGGCGATGTCCGAAGGATTCCCCCGCGACCGCGCCGATCAGCTGGCGGCCGTGGCCTCCGGACTGACCTCGCTGACCGCCGGTGCCTCCCGCATCTTCGAGGGTGGCGCCGTCAACCAGACCGTGGTCGAGATGGACCGAGGATTCCTCTTCCTCATGTCCGTCTCGGACGGATCCTCGCTGGCCGTACTGGCGCACCCCGAGTGCGACATCGGCCTCGTGGGCTACGAGATGGCTCTTCTGGTGGATCGCGCGGGCAGTGTCCTCACCCCGGACCTGCGCGCCGAACTGCAGGGAAGCCTGCTCGGCTGA